Proteins encoded by one window of Ictidomys tridecemlineatus isolate mIctTri1 chromosome 7, mIctTri1.hap1, whole genome shotgun sequence:
- the Myc gene encoding myc proto-oncogene protein, with product MPLNVSFANRNYDLDYDSVQPYFYCDEEENFYQQQQQSELQPPAPSEDIWKKFELLPTPPLSPSRRSGLCSPPYVTVASFSPPGDDDGGGGSFSTADQLEMVTELLGGDMVNQSFICDPDDETFIKNIIIQDCMWSGFSAAAKLVSEKLASYQAARKDSGCPSPARGHSGCSSSSLYLQDLSAAASECIDPSVVFPYPLNDSSSPKPCASPDSTAFSPSSDSLLSSTESSPRASPEPLVLHEETPPTTSSDSEEEQEDEEEIDVVSVEKRQPSARRSESVSPPAGSHSKPPHSPLVLKRCHVSTHQHNYAAPPSTRKDCPAAKRAKLDSGRVLKQISNNRKCASPRSSDTEENDKRRTHNVLERQRRNELKRSFFALRDQIPELENNEKAPKVIILKKATAYILSLQAEEQKLISEKDLLRKRREQLKQKLEQLRNSCA from the exons ATGCCCCTCAACGTCAGCTTCGCCAACAGGAACTATGACCTCGACTACGACTCGGTGCAGCCGTATTTCTACTGCGACGAAGAGGAGAACTTctaccagcagcagcagcagagcgAGCTGCAGCCGCCGGCGCCCAGCGAAGATATCTGGAAGAAATTCGAGctgctgcccaccccacccctgtcCCCCAGCCGCCGCTCCGGGCTCTGCTCGCCTCCGTATGTTACGGTCGCGTCTTTCTCCCCCCCGGGAGACGACGATGGTGGCGGTGGCAGCTTCTCCACAGCCGACCAGCTGGAGATGGTGACCGAGCTGTTGGGAGGAGATATGGTGAACCAGAGCTTCATCTGCGACCCAGACGATGAGACCTTCATTAAAAACATCATCATCCAGGACTGTATGTGGAGCGGCTTCTCAGCTGCTGCCAAGCTCGTCTCGGAGAAGCTGGCCTCCTACCAGGCTGCGCGCAAAGACAGCGGCTGCCCGAGCCCCGCCCGCGGGCACAGCGGctgctcctcctccagcctcTACCTACAGGACCTGAGCGCCGCCGCGTCCGAGTGCATCGACCCCTCGGTGGTCTTCCCCTACCCGCTCAACGACAGCAGTTCGCCCAAGCCCTGCGCCTCGCCCGACTCCACCGCCTTCTCTCCATCCTCGGACTCTCTGCTCTCCTCCACGGAGTCCTCCCCGCGGGCCAGCCCCGAGCCCCTAGTGCTCCACGAGGAGACACCGCCTACCACCAGCAGCGACTCTG aGGAAGAACAAGAGGATGAGGAAGAAATTGATGTCGTCTCTGTGGAAAAGAGACAGCCTTCTGCCAGAAGGTCAGAATCGGTGTCACCCCCAGCAGGAAGCCACAGCAAACCTCCTCACAGCCCACTGGTCCTGAAGAGGTGCCACGTCTCCACACACCAGCACAATTACGCAGCACCCCCCTCCACTAGGAAGGACTGTCCTGCTGCCAAGAGGGCTAAGTTGGACAGTGGCAGAGTCCTGAAACAGATCAGCAACAACCGCAAATGTGCCAGCCCCAGGTCCTCAGACACGGAGGAGAATGACAAGAGGCGGACACACAACGTCTTGGAACGCCAGAGGAGAAATGAGCTGAAACGGAGCTTTTTTGCCCTGCGTGACCAGATCCCAGAGTTGGAAAACAACGAAAAGGCCCCCAAGGTAATAATCCTTAAAAAAGCCACAGCATACATCCTGTCTCTCCAAGCAGAAGAGCAAAAGCTGATTTCAGAAAAGGACTTGTTGAGGAAGCGGCGAGAACAGTTAAAACAGAAACTTGAACAGCTGCGGAACTCTTGTGCATAA